From Choristoneura fumiferana chromosome 7, NRCan_CFum_1, whole genome shotgun sequence, the proteins below share one genomic window:
- the LOC141429912 gene encoding uncharacterized protein has translation MERADSGDLVCYACSLDLGVGEEYLQCMIEKCRKLYHHLCTNKKLTPKERETWVCPECCNELRKGGRNYETPVGTPVTTKNISTRNKSETPVLHGQSPGVVPALALELQLTRDQMIMLNERLADAVSTIVQCQAALAECAKKFESVNYRLLQLEQEKECNASPPLSIHESPACRDSGASVSKDDGKTDASNGDSLDENEEGWQEVNSRKKRVASVRGTAGPEKTTLKAVEYRRSIHLWNMVSGGDDILAYLQSLKPGKTFTVDELKPKGLYKSFKIGVPAEMFDECLTAEIWPENARNVRGLNTKLRQFRLNILSLDCDIVSVTETFLTGAVHDSELVECGWSVLRRDRATGARGGGVLIAARPGLVLRRRRDLESPAGEDLWVTFVHDSVTFYLCVIYIPPSVIDEVYMRWFQSLETVINSLNGVVVVTGDLNLNPLYKSHSLLSYYCYFLTVCGLCEKNEVRNAYDGKLDVVLVSDRIKDVRVVEIDGGGLVLHRDVYHPPLEISIPISSGVKRSPAGSVDPSNVDMRKDWNFAKGDFELLYTLFSEVCWDDVLQSQDVEVAVDILYSTIYRIFDICIPKKVRPKIPTRRYPVWFDADLIKAVKAKAVLHKNGKRPRTWIFMRSSVSLGDTLRNGSLPRMTITLFMSSLRSRGGFTDQVTFDGEQFTGQDAAFAFASFFSSVFLPDVPRLDGNDTGNRGRGCYANLVNISNISKTDVGAAIKRLKPNSSLGPDCLPAYIIKGCADHLKAPLVHIFNLSLCTGTYPHQWKVTRVKPIPKSGDASEVENRVSQGSILGPLLFGIMINDLESSVRFAKCLLYADDLKLVYRVGHERDCHDLQEDISSVYRWSIKNKLEFNDAKCQVCTFSRSSTPIHNEYMLGSVGIERVFSVKDLGVVFDTRLTFHEHIRTLATDCFRRLGFVIRNVKGFRDVNTIKLVYTALVRSKLESSSIVWSPYESTYALLLEKVQKAFLRFLYKKRYGYYPFLYPTQFLLGALGLNSLEVRRNHSLLMTTCRILRGESDCPELVARLVRLFVPNIPRIELRPRARALLAVPAARTAARRGSPLPGRWRCLMRFWYPRRTLTC, from the exons ATGGAAAGGGCAGATAGTGGCGACTTGGTTTGTTACGCGTGTTCATTGGACTTGGGAGTGGGCGAGGAGTACCTGCAGTGTATGATTGAAAAATGTAGGAAATTATACCATCACTTGTGTACTAACAAGAAGCTTACGCCTAAGGAAAGAGAAACCTGGGTTTGTCCCGAGTGCTGTAATGAGCTTAGGAAAGGTGGACGAAATTATGAGACCCCTGTTGGCACCCCCGTCACTACTAAGAATATTTCGACGAGGAACAAAAGTGAAACTCCAGTTTTGCATGGGCAGTCTCCAGGCGTAGTGCCTGCGCTTGCGTTAGAGCTACAATTAACTCGTGATCAGATGATCATGCTTAATGAGCGGCTGGCTGACGCGGTGTCTACCATAGTGCAGTGCCAGGCTGCGCTTGCCGAATGCGCGAAAAAATTCGAGTCTGTTAATTACCGGCTACTACAATTAGAGCAGGAAAAGGAATGCAATGCTAGCCCGCCCCTATCGATACACGAAAGCCCAGCATGCAGA GATTCGGGTGCCAGTGTCAGTAAAGATGATGGCAAGACTGACGCGAGTAACGGTGacagtttggatgaaaatgagGAAGGCTGGCAGGAGGTTAACAGTCGGAAAAAACGTGTTGCGTCGGTGCGCGGTACTGCAGGTCCGGAGAAGACAACGCTTAAGGCGGTTGAATACCGAAGGTCTATCCATCTATGGAACATGGTTTCGGGTGGTGACGACATACTGGCATATCTTCAGTCTCTGAAACCAGGAAAGACTTTTACAGTAGACGAGCTAAAACCGAAAGGTCTGTACAAGTCCTTTAAGATTGGTGTTCCTGCTGAAATGTTTGACGAATGTTTGACAGCTGAAATCTGGCCTGAGAATGCCCGA AATGTCAGAGGTCTCAACACAAAATTACGGCAATTCAGATTAAATATCTTATCACTCGATTGCGATATTGTCTCAGTTACTGAAACCTTTTTAACTGGAGCTGTACATGACTCGGAGCTGGTGGAGTGTGGATGGAGTGTGTTGCGCCGGGACCGCGCCACGGGCGCTCGTGGAGGCGGGGTGCTGATTGCTGCGCGGCCAGGCCTCGTGTTGCGGCGGCGACGGGACCTGGAGTCGCCCGCAGGGGAGGACTTGTGGGTCACGTTTGTCCATGACAGTGTCACTTTCTATCTGTGCGTAATTTATATTCCTCCAAGTGTCATTGATGAAGTGTACATGCGTTGGTTTCAATCTTTGGAAACAGTAATTAACTCTCTTAATGGGGTAGTTGTGGTTACTGGAGATTTAAATTTGAACCCATTGTATAAGTCCCATAGCCTTTTAAGttactattgttattttttgacTGTATGTGGCTTGTGTGAGAAGAATGAAGTGAGGAATGCCTATGACGGAAAATTGGATGTGGTTTTGGTATCAGACCGTATCAAGGATGTTAGGGTTGTGGAGATTGACGGTGGTGGGCTTGTCCTCCATAGAGACGTTTACCATCCGCCATTAGAGATATCAATCCCAATCAGTAGCGGTGTGAAACGATCACCTGCCGGTTCAGTAGACCCTAGCAATGTTGATATGCGAAAGGATTGGAATTTTGCAAAaggtgactttgagcttctatACACATTGTTCTCGGAAGTGTGTTGGGATGATGTTCTTCAGTCTCAAGATGTTGAGGTAGCAGTAGACATTTTGTATTCGACTATTTATagaatatttgatatttgtatACCTAAAAAGGTTCGTCCTAAGATCCCTACTAGACGCTATCCAGTTTGGTTTGACGCTGACTTAATTAAAGCGGTAAAAGCGAAAGCTGTACTTCACAAAAATGGAAAGCGTCCAAGAACATGGATATTTATGAGGAGTTCAGTAAGCTTAGGAGACACGTTAAGGAACGGATCTCTTCCGCGTATGACAATTACATTGTTCATGTCCAGTCTAAG ATCTAGAGGTGGTTTTACTGATCAGGTCACGTTTGATGGGGAACAGTTCACGGGGCAAGACGCTGCTTTTGCTTTTGCCAGTTTTTTTTCTAGCGTGTTTTTACCGGATGTTCCACGCCTCGATGGAAATGATACTGGCAACAGAGGCCGAGGATGTTATGCTAACCTTGTAAATATTTCTAACATAAGTAAAACAGATGTTGGGGCAGCCATTAAGCGTCTTAAACCTAATAGTTCGTTGGGACCGGACTGTTTGCCGGCGTACATTATTAAGGGGTGTGCTGATCATTTGAAGGCACCTCTGGTTCACATTTTCAACTTGTCCCTCTGCACTGGAACGTACCCGCACCAGTGGAAAGTCACCAGAGTAAAGCCAATTCCGAAGTCTGGTGACGCATCGGAGGTGGAGAATA GAGTTAGCCAGGGCTCGATTCTGGGTCCTCTCCTGTTTGGAATCATGATTAATGATCTGGAATCATCGGTAAGATTTGCGAAGTGTCTTCTATATGCAGACGATCTTAAGTTGGTGTACAGGGTTGGGCACGAACGGGACTGTCATGATCTGCAGGAGGATATCTCGTCAGTGTATCGTTGGAGTATTAAAAATAAGCTGGAATTCAATGATGCTAAATGCCAGGTGTGTACTTTCAGTCGCTCTAGCACTCCGATACATAACGAATATATGCTTGGTTCAGTGGGTATAGAGAGGGTCTTCTCCGTCAAGGATCTTGGTGTTGTCTTTGACACGCGTCTCACTTTCCATGAACACATCAGGACACTTGCTACTGACTGCTTTCGAAGACTGGGCTTTGTTATCCGCAACGTCAAGGGTTTCCGTGATGTTAATACTATTAAACTAGTGTATACCGCTTTAGTCAGAAGCAAGCTTGAATCGTCGTCTATTGTATGGAGCCCTTATGAGTCCACATATGCCCTGCTCTTAGAAAAAGTCCAGAAGGCTTTTCTAAGATTCTTATACAAAAAAAGGTATGGGTATTACCCATTTTTGTATCCAACTCAGTTTTTGTTAGGCGCTCTCGGCTTGAACTCTCTCGAGGTGCGACGCAATCACTCGCTGTTGATGACTACATGTCGCATACTTCGTGGCGAGTCGGACTGCCCTGAGCTAGTCGCTAGACTAGTGCGATTGTTTGTTCCGAACATCCCTCGGATCGAGCTGCGGCCGCGGGCGCGCGCCCTGCTGGCGGTGCCGGCGGCGCGCACCGCGGCGCGCAGAGGCTCGCCGCTCCCCGGGCGCTGGCGCTGCTTAATGCGTTTTTGGTATCCGCGCCGGACCTTGACCTGTTAG